One Aegilops tauschii subsp. strangulata cultivar AL8/78 chromosome 7, Aet v6.0, whole genome shotgun sequence genomic window carries:
- the LOC141027377 gene encoding protein FAR1-RELATED SEQUENCE 5-like, translating into RKNEGGKEKDGEDGEYEDEEEEEESHIITDFSECMYGYEDKVEFQEAFDDMRNKVHKQTWLDSIYKLKEKMAECYMRDVFSLGVRSTQLSESINNLLKNHLKSDFHIVRFLMHFERTVEVKGTKELQSEFEQRKKLPRIKMHTPMLVLASNEYTPIIFESFQGEYERSMAACTRVLDGNNKVGVAIGSLHGDLHFEEERIVIGDPLTKTASCSCGMFNRTGILCGHGLKVLDLMNIKTLPTHYVLKRWTREARNGSIQDRQGRNVVENLKFEAQLWYKGVSHKFHTMAHKVTNSLECRLILENALDCVGPQLDEKLDATMNATKKPCDDQENVDPNVQLTSEFLSAAKLKKKEVASKNLRRKKGWLDKLLKGKRKPTKVALSKKEGAKQQKKNDGGQPQVRVEKDDGGQPQVRVEKDDGGQPQVRVEKDDGDKRANVELQESNTVVSYTQLLMTPLDGVYDENLF; encoded by the exons AGAAAAAATGAAGGAGGGAAAGAGAAAGATGGAGAGGACGGTGAAtatgaagatgaagaagaagaggaagagtcTCATATTATCACAGATTTTAGTGAATGCATGTATGGCTATGAGGACAAAGTAGAATTTCAAGAAGCATTTGACGATATGAGAAATAAAGTGCACAAGCAAACTTGGTTAGATAGTATCTACAAGTTGAAAGAAAAGATGGCTGAATGTTATATGAGAGATGTGTTCAGTTTGGGAGTGAGAAGTACACAACTTAGTGAGAGCATCAACAATTTATTGAAAAACCATTTGAAATCAGATTTTCATATTGTTCGGTTCTTGATGCATTTTGAGAGGACAGTGGAGGTAAAAGGAACAAAGGAATTGCAATCTGAATTTGAACAAAGGAAGAAGTTGCCAAGAATCAAGATGCACACACCTATGTTGGTGCTAGCAAGCAACGAATACACTCCAATTATCTTTGAATCTTTTCAAGGTGAATATGAGAGATCCATGGCTGCATGCACTAGAGTCTTGGATGGAAATAACAAAGTTGGGGTTGCTATTGGGAGTTTGCATGGTGATTTACATTTTGAGGAGGAGCGCATAGTGATTGGTGATCCTTTGACCAAAACCGCTTCATGTAGTTGTGGAATGTTCAATAGGACAGGAATATTGTGTGGACATGGTCTCAAAGTTCTTGACTTGATGAATATAAAGACATTACCAACACATTATGTATTAAAGAGATGGACTAGAGAAGCACGCAATGGAAGCATACAAGATAGACAAGGAAGGAATGTGGTAGAGAATCTAAAGTTTGAAGCCCAACTTTGGTACAAGGGTGTGTCTCACAAGTTTCACACTATGGCACATAAAGTAACCAACTCTCTAGAGTGTCGTTTGATATTAGAAAATGCACTTGATTGCGTTGGTCCACAACTAGATGAGAAACTTGATGCAACTATGAATGCTACGAAAAAGCCATGTGATGACCAAGAAAATGTTGACCCAAATGTGCAACTAACTAGTGAGTTTCTTAGTGCCGCAAAGCTCAAGAAAAAAGAGGTTGCATCAAAAAATTTGAGGAGAAAGAAAGGCTGGCTTGATAAGTTACTCAAGGGGAAGCGCAAGCCAACTAAAGTTGCCTTGTCAAAAAAAGAGGGAGCAAAG CAGCAAAAGAAAAATGATGGTGGACAGCCTCAAGTGAGAGTGGAGAAGGATGATGGTGGACAGCCTCAAGTGAGAGTGGAGAAGGATGATGGTGGACAGCCTCAAGTGAGAGTGGAGAAGGATGATGGCGATAAAAGAGCAAATGTGGAGCTTCAAGAGAGCAACACGGTTGTCAGTTACACGCAGCTCTTGATGACTCCCCTTGACGGTGTTTATGATGAAAATCTGTTCTAA